In Romeriopsis navalis LEGE 11480, one genomic interval encodes:
- a CDS encoding NADPH-dependent FMN reductase — protein MISSPEYAHGIAGSLKNGLDWLVGSGEFVHKPVMLINASLRATIAQASLAEILTTMAAKVINPCCITLPIMGSGLDATGIVDTPELAEVLARSLSDFAKHLH, from the coding sequence ATGATTTCGAGTCCCGAATACGCCCATGGGATCGCCGGTTCACTGAAGAATGGTTTGGACTGGCTGGTTGGCAGTGGCGAATTTGTGCATAAACCAGTGATGCTGATTAATGCTTCACTGCGTGCGACGATCGCCCAGGCTTCACTCGCCGAAATTCTCACCACCATGGCAGCAAAGGTGATTAATCCCTGCTGCATCACGCTGCCGATTATGGGCAGTGGGTTGGATGCGACAGGGATTGTGGATACGCCGGAATTGGCCGAGGTTCTAGCACGATCGTTGAGTGATTTTGCCAAGCATCTCCACTAA
- a CDS encoding P-loop NTPase family protein → MVAQIQRPTFSSSRSYDMEIEGLVQVFTCPHRNFFTSVMSQAIRLAGQGTSVLVVQFLKGGIGQGYDRPMQLAQNLDWVRCDLPRCIDTPEVDEFERRSIIDLWQYMQNVVYQNRYDLVVLDELSVAMNFNLISQAEVLEFLRKRPRHIDVILTGPDVPDGILDVADQITELRRSHQP, encoded by the coding sequence ATGGTTGCCCAAATCCAACGACCAACATTCAGTTCTAGTCGTTCCTACGATATGGAAATTGAAGGTTTGGTGCAGGTGTTTACCTGTCCCCATCGCAACTTTTTTACAAGTGTGATGTCTCAGGCAATTCGTCTGGCGGGTCAGGGAACTTCCGTGCTTGTGGTGCAATTCCTCAAAGGTGGAATTGGGCAAGGTTACGATCGGCCCATGCAGCTAGCGCAAAATTTGGATTGGGTGCGATGCGATTTGCCTCGGTGTATTGATACCCCGGAAGTTGATGAGTTTGAGCGGCGATCGATCATCGATTTGTGGCAGTACATGCAGAATGTTGTCTACCAGAATCGCTATGATTTAGTGGTTTTGGATGAGTTAAGTGTGGCGATGAATTTCAACTTGATTAGTCAAGCGGAAGTTTTGGAGTTTTTACGGAAGCGGCCACGTCATATTGATGTCATCCTCACTGGACCAGATGTGCCAGATGGAATTTTAGATGTTGCGGATCAGATTACTGAACTGCGTCGTAGTCATCAGCCATAG
- a CDS encoding M28 family peptidase produces MADLKTRLRSHLLEIVRERDPYLAPQGHFYVQTYIQQTLSQFGDVVLNEFKIKARPHQNIILNLPAQQHQQRSPIIIGAHYDGVPGSPGADDNASGVAVLLELARFFQTHPAKRPLQLIAFDLEEPGWIGSELYAKQLAKQQQKVHLMLSLEMLGYCKRERNTQRYPAPILEKIYPDQGNFIALIGNIPTIPSMLSLGRSMRRSGVPSQWLPAGWKGKFLEELRRSDHAPFWDAGYPAIMVTDTAFLRNPNYHQPTDTFDTLDLDFMAGVCQGLCDGIANL; encoded by the coding sequence ATGGCGGATCTCAAAACTCGATTGCGATCGCACCTGCTTGAAATCGTGCGTGAACGTGATCCGTATCTTGCACCGCAGGGGCACTTCTATGTACAAACCTATATCCAGCAAACTCTGAGCCAGTTTGGTGACGTAGTGCTGAACGAGTTCAAGATCAAAGCCCGGCCCCACCAGAATATTATTCTCAATCTCCCAGCCCAGCAACATCAGCAACGGTCGCCCATCATCATTGGTGCGCACTATGACGGGGTGCCGGGTTCTCCGGGAGCGGATGATAATGCCAGCGGTGTAGCGGTGTTGTTAGAGCTAGCACGATTTTTCCAGACACATCCGGCTAAACGTCCACTGCAATTGATTGCGTTTGACCTAGAAGAACCGGGCTGGATCGGTAGTGAACTGTATGCTAAACAGTTAGCGAAACAACAGCAAAAGGTTCATTTGATGTTGTCTTTGGAAATGCTGGGATATTGCAAACGGGAACGTAATACACAACGCTATCCGGCACCGATATTAGAGAAGATATATCCCGATCAGGGAAACTTTATTGCTTTGATTGGTAACATCCCGACGATTCCTTCAATGCTTAGTTTGGGAAGGTCAATGCGTCGATCGGGCGTTCCGAGCCAGTGGTTGCCAGCCGGGTGGAAGGGGAAATTTTTAGAGGAATTGCGCCGCAGTGACCATGCGCCATTTTGGGATGCGGGTTATCCAGCAATTATGGTGACTGACACCGCCTTTCTGCGTAACCCGAATTATCATCAGCCCACAGATACCTTCGATACGCTTGACCTCGATTTTATGGCGGGAGTTTGTCAGGGCTTATGTGATGGGATTGCAAATTTATAG
- a CDS encoding transglycosylase SLT domain-containing protein yields the protein MSQPPNQSKSWMPFLLGGAGTIALVSGMVISTQVNSGDRSGGLFNVARVGQPTAPLPGSAIKPSPIIAPLLKQMPQQRAQNLQKIAQTAQPSMDRSRARYVLATDHLAANQPQAALKQLANLEQDYPVLTAKILHLRGLAFMAAKQPDQAKAAWQIVLQKHGNDPAAAEVLYELGKTAPQYWDQAIKQFPTHPRTVAIVKKRLKQNPKQLPLLLLLAKAEPDAKGTPARMDQLVKLFGPQLQPQQWQTVAWAYWESQVYDRAAKAYAKAPQTPETAYRSARGLHLKGEKGGKQRYEMTIKQFPGTSEAGLALTRLAQLVPPKQALPYLDQVIASYPDRAPQALLEKAKLLDKMRSSQSATQLRQYLLEKFPKSKAAAQLRWTIAQDRLKAGDMKVAQQWAAETLTHSTDAKFGARAGFWAGKWALKLGDSQKAANTFQQVIKQHPESYYAWRSASLLGWNVGDFTTVRKLQPAIQQPTTPPQLLAGSAALQELHQIGQRQAAWSYWQVEFQNRLKPTVPEQFTDGILRLGVGDNLDGLYMVGSLSDRDQPAEQQQYLTLKATPDYWHSLYPFPFAAEISSWSKQHRLNPMLVTALMRQESRFEPQIKSSVGATGLMQVMPETASFIAGKLNVKNYNLENPADNIKLGTWYLGYTHDEYDGNSMLAVASYNAGPGAVGGWLEKRKTQDADEFVEAIPYSETRGYVRAVLGNYWNYLRLYNPEIAKKVAQISPHQPKLNQ from the coding sequence ATGTCCCAACCCCCAAATCAATCGAAGTCTTGGATGCCTTTTTTGCTCGGCGGTGCGGGGACGATCGCCCTCGTGTCGGGCATGGTGATTTCGACTCAGGTCAACTCCGGTGATCGTTCTGGTGGGTTGTTTAATGTTGCGCGAGTGGGACAGCCGACTGCACCGCTGCCGGGGAGTGCGATCAAGCCGAGCCCGATCATTGCGCCGCTGTTGAAGCAGATGCCGCAGCAACGCGCCCAGAATCTGCAGAAAATTGCCCAAACGGCTCAGCCATCAATGGATCGCAGCCGGGCTCGCTACGTATTGGCCACCGATCATCTGGCGGCGAATCAACCTCAAGCAGCCCTGAAGCAACTAGCGAATCTTGAGCAAGATTATCCAGTGCTGACGGCGAAAATTCTGCATTTGCGCGGTCTAGCATTCATGGCGGCAAAGCAGCCGGATCAGGCGAAAGCTGCCTGGCAAATAGTGCTCCAAAAGCATGGAAACGATCCGGCGGCGGCGGAAGTGTTGTACGAGTTGGGTAAAACGGCACCGCAATATTGGGATCAAGCGATTAAACAGTTTCCGACCCATCCGCGGACTGTAGCGATCGTCAAAAAACGCCTCAAACAAAATCCGAAGCAGTTACCATTGCTGCTGTTGCTTGCGAAGGCCGAACCAGATGCCAAGGGGACGCCGGCACGGATGGATCAGTTGGTGAAGCTATTTGGGCCGCAGTTGCAGCCGCAACAATGGCAGACCGTCGCTTGGGCCTATTGGGAGAGTCAGGTTTACGATCGGGCCGCGAAGGCTTATGCGAAGGCCCCGCAGACGCCTGAAACTGCTTATCGATCGGCGCGCGGTTTGCATTTGAAAGGGGAAAAAGGCGGGAAGCAACGTTATGAAATGACGATTAAGCAGTTTCCCGGTACTTCGGAAGCCGGCTTAGCGCTCACTCGATTGGCCCAATTAGTGCCACCGAAGCAAGCTTTGCCTTACCTCGATCAAGTCATTGCGAGTTATCCCGATCGGGCACCGCAAGCCTTGTTGGAAAAGGCTAAATTGCTCGATAAAATGCGCAGTAGTCAGTCGGCGACGCAGCTGCGCCAATACTTACTTGAGAAATTTCCGAAGTCAAAGGCGGCGGCGCAACTGCGCTGGACGATTGCTCAAGATCGGCTCAAAGCCGGGGACATGAAAGTTGCCCAGCAATGGGCCGCCGAAACCCTCACGCACAGCACTGATGCGAAGTTCGGTGCAAGGGCGGGATTCTGGGCCGGAAAATGGGCGCTGAAGTTAGGTGATTCTCAGAAGGCGGCAAATACTTTTCAGCAAGTGATCAAGCAGCATCCGGAATCGTATTATGCTTGGCGATCGGCGAGCCTGCTGGGCTGGAATGTGGGCGATTTTACGACGGTGCGAAAATTACAGCCGGCGATTCAGCAGCCCACGACGCCACCCCAGTTATTAGCCGGTTCAGCGGCGTTGCAGGAGTTGCATCAAATTGGTCAGCGGCAAGCGGCCTGGAGCTACTGGCAAGTTGAATTTCAGAATCGACTGAAGCCCACCGTGCCAGAGCAGTTTACGGATGGGATTCTGCGCTTGGGAGTGGGGGATAATCTGGATGGCCTGTATATGGTGGGCAGCTTATCCGATCGGGATCAGCCCGCGGAGCAACAGCAGTATTTGACGCTGAAAGCGACTCCAGACTACTGGCACAGTCTGTATCCATTCCCGTTTGCCGCGGAAATTTCCAGTTGGTCAAAGCAGCATCGGCTTAATCCGATGTTGGTAACCGCGTTGATGCGTCAGGAATCGCGGTTTGAGCCGCAGATTAAATCATCGGTTGGTGCGACCGGCCTGATGCAAGTGATGCCGGAGACTGCCAGTTTTATTGCGGGTAAGCTCAACGTCAAAAATTACAACCTCGAAAATCCGGCTGATAATATCAAGCTGGGGACTTGGTATCTGGGGTATACCCACGATGAATATGATGGCAACTCCATGCTGGCGGTCGCTAGCTATAATGCGGGACCTGGGGCCGTGGGGGGCTGGTTAGAAAAACGCAAGACGCAAGATGCGGATGAATTTGTTGAAGCGATTCCTTACTCCGAAACTCGGGGTTATGTCCGTGCGGTATTAGGCAACTACTGGAATTATTTGCGTCTATACAATCCGGAAATTGCCAAAAAAGTCGCGCAGATTTCCCCGCATCAACCCAAATTGAACCAATAG
- the fba gene encoding class II fructose-bisphosphate aldolase (catalyzes the reversible aldol condensation of dihydroxyacetonephosphate and glyceraldehyde 3-phosphate in the Calvin cycle, glycolysis, and/or gluconeogenesis), with protein sequence MALVPLRLLLDHAAENGYGIPAFNVNNLEQIQAIMQAANETDSPVILQASRGARSYAGENFLRHLILAAVETYPHIPIVMHQDHGNAPSTCYSAIKNNFTSVMMDGSLQADAKTPASFEYNVSVTAEVVKVAHAIGASVEGELGCLGSLETGMGEAEDGHGFDGKLDKEQLLTDPDEAVQFVEATQVDALAVAIGTSHGAYKFTRKPTGEILAISRIEEIHKRLPNTHLVMHGSSSVPQEWLEMINKYGGKIPETYGVPVEEIQKGIKSGVRKVNIDTDNRLAITAAIREAAVADPANFDPRHFMKPSIKYMKQVCSDRYQQFWCAGQASKIKQVSLEDYAAKYSKGELKQVAAAV encoded by the coding sequence ATGGCTCTCGTACCTTTGCGATTGCTCCTAGATCACGCGGCTGAGAATGGCTACGGTATTCCAGCTTTCAACGTTAACAACTTGGAGCAGATCCAGGCGATCATGCAGGCTGCGAACGAGACGGACAGCCCGGTGATCCTGCAAGCATCTCGCGGTGCGCGTAGCTACGCCGGTGAGAATTTCCTGCGCCACTTGATCTTGGCTGCAGTTGAGACTTATCCACATATCCCCATCGTGATGCACCAGGATCACGGTAATGCGCCTTCCACTTGCTACTCTGCGATTAAGAACAACTTCACATCTGTGATGATGGATGGTTCTTTGCAAGCTGATGCGAAGACTCCGGCTTCCTTTGAGTACAACGTTTCCGTCACGGCTGAAGTTGTGAAGGTAGCGCACGCGATCGGCGCATCGGTTGAAGGTGAGCTGGGTTGCCTCGGTTCTTTGGAAACTGGCATGGGCGAAGCGGAAGACGGCCACGGTTTTGACGGTAAGCTCGACAAAGAGCAGCTGTTGACTGATCCGGATGAAGCGGTACAGTTCGTTGAAGCGACTCAGGTTGACGCTTTGGCTGTTGCAATTGGTACTAGCCACGGTGCTTACAAGTTTACTCGCAAGCCGACTGGCGAAATCTTGGCCATCAGCCGCATTGAAGAGATTCATAAGCGCCTGCCAAACACTCACTTGGTTATGCACGGTTCTTCCTCTGTGCCCCAAGAGTGGTTGGAGATGATCAACAAGTACGGCGGTAAGATTCCTGAGACTTACGGTGTACCGGTTGAAGAAATCCAGAAGGGTATTAAGTCTGGTGTTCGTAAGGTGAACATTGATACTGATAACCGTTTGGCAATCACCGCAGCCATCCGTGAAGCAGCAGTTGCTGATCCTGCTAACTTCGATCCTCGCCACTTCATGAAGCCTTCCATCAAGTACATGAAGCAAGTTTGTTCCGATCGTTACCAGCAGTTCTGGTGTGCCGGTCAGGCGAGCAAGATCAAGCAAGTTAGCTTGGAAGACTACGCTGCTAAGTACTCCAAAGGTGAGTTGAAGCAAGTTGCTGCTGCTGTGTAG
- a CDS encoding sensor histidine kinase, with the protein MDITTAAQRIQELEKTNRILAKQLSRSESNRQQIELQHETSATFLRQVIQELQTSQVRLEERTQTLETTLQELRLTQGKLVASEKMSALGTMVAGVAHEINNPINFVHGNLSHVNLYSQDLLHLLKLYQQEFPATSSKLAIAIEAIDLPFLEQDLKKTLQSMSSGTDRIRKIVNSLKIFARLDEAAYKYIDLHESLNSTVLMIQNRLDATEDRAAIQLVTEYRPIPQVECYASALNQVFLQLLNNAIDAINDQSIQHPIWKQIPQVRIQTNYDGATDSITITIGDNGCGIPETIRPKIFDPFFTTKPIGQGTGLGLSTSYQTIVGQHKGQLYCRSVPAHGTEFVIHLPLRQSLVISDTPHQQDNQDQQHGD; encoded by the coding sequence ATGGATATAACAACTGCAGCACAACGCATTCAGGAATTAGAAAAGACCAATCGCATTTTAGCCAAACAGCTATCGCGATCGGAAAGCAATCGACAGCAAATTGAGTTGCAACATGAAACATCCGCGACGTTCTTAAGACAGGTGATCCAGGAGCTTCAAACATCCCAAGTCCGGCTTGAGGAACGCACTCAAACCCTCGAAACAACACTTCAAGAATTACGTCTGACTCAGGGGAAACTGGTCGCCTCCGAAAAAATGTCAGCACTCGGAACGATGGTCGCTGGTGTCGCCCACGAAATTAATAACCCAATTAATTTTGTGCATGGCAATTTATCCCATGTCAATCTCTATAGCCAAGACTTGCTCCACCTGCTCAAGCTCTATCAGCAGGAATTCCCCGCAACATCCTCAAAATTAGCAATCGCAATCGAGGCGATCGATCTGCCATTTCTCGAGCAGGATCTCAAGAAAACCTTACAGTCCATGTCGAGCGGCACCGACCGGATTCGCAAAATCGTCAATTCGCTCAAAATTTTTGCCCGGCTCGACGAAGCGGCCTATAAATACATTGATTTGCATGAAAGTCTAAACAGCACAGTTTTAATGATCCAAAATCGTTTGGATGCAACTGAGGATCGGGCCGCCATCCAGTTGGTGACAGAATACCGCCCAATCCCCCAGGTCGAATGCTACGCCAGTGCGCTCAATCAAGTGTTCCTCCAATTGCTGAATAATGCGATCGATGCGATCAACGATCAGTCCATCCAACACCCCATATGGAAACAGATCCCCCAAGTTCGCATTCAGACAAACTACGACGGTGCGACCGACAGTATCACAATCACAATTGGCGATAATGGCTGCGGCATTCCGGAAACGATCCGGCCGAAGATCTTCGACCCATTTTTTACGACAAAGCCGATCGGCCAGGGCACCGGGCTCGGTCTATCCACCAGCTATCAAACGATCGTCGGACAGCACAAAGGCCAGCTTTACTGCCGCTCCGTCCCTGCACATGGAACCGAATTTGTGATTCACTTGCCGCTACGCCAAAGCCTCGTGATCAGCGACACACCGCATCAACAAGACAATCAGGATCAGCAGCATGGCGATTAA
- a CDS encoding leucyl aminopeptidase, protein MKFEALGTSFVDWTGDGLAIGVFEDQVELSGDLATLDGKLSGMLSELINEAEFKGKANSSLFSRVMGGQFKKLIVLGLGKTSDLTSESLRRAAATAAKLARREKCQTLGIHLPTGDIADADAAQAITEGMHLALYKDVRFKSEKKDASHQLTTVQLLGLTDQAAAIAKAEQICQGVFLARELVAAPANYVTPMSMADMAQELAQTYGLELQILEQAECEALGMGAFLGVAMASDMPPKFIHLTYKPAGTPRKKLAIVGKGLTFDSGGYNLKVGASSIEMMKTDMGGAGATFGAAKAIAALKPDVEVHFISAVTENMVSGRGMHPGDILTASNGKTIEINNTDAEGRLTLADALVYADKLGVDGMVDLATLTGACVVALGNDIAGLWSPNDQLADDIVAAAKQSGEKIWRMPMEEKYFDSMKSPLADMKNTGARAGGAISASVFLKQYVKETPWAHIDLAGPVWTDKDNGYNSVGATGYAVRMLVDWVMA, encoded by the coding sequence ATGAAGTTTGAAGCATTGGGCACATCGTTTGTCGATTGGACGGGTGACGGACTGGCGATCGGCGTCTTTGAAGATCAAGTTGAACTCAGCGGCGATCTAGCCACGCTCGACGGCAAATTGTCCGGTATGCTCAGTGAGCTAATCAATGAAGCCGAGTTTAAGGGTAAAGCGAACAGCAGCCTCTTTAGTCGCGTCATGGGGGGACAGTTCAAAAAGCTGATTGTGCTGGGTCTCGGAAAAACGTCAGACCTCACAAGTGAAAGCCTGCGCCGCGCCGCCGCGACTGCCGCGAAACTAGCCCGACGGGAAAAATGTCAAACGCTCGGCATTCATCTCCCAACTGGCGATATCGCGGATGCGGATGCGGCCCAAGCAATCACCGAAGGCATGCACCTTGCACTTTACAAAGACGTCCGCTTCAAATCGGAGAAAAAGGACGCCAGCCATCAATTGACCACGGTGCAACTGCTGGGTCTCACCGATCAAGCGGCCGCGATCGCCAAAGCCGAGCAAATCTGCCAAGGGGTATTTCTTGCCCGCGAACTGGTCGCCGCCCCCGCCAATTACGTCACCCCCATGTCCATGGCCGATATGGCCCAAGAGCTCGCCCAAACCTATGGCTTAGAACTCCAGATTTTAGAGCAAGCAGAATGTGAAGCATTAGGCATGGGTGCATTTCTCGGTGTCGCTATGGCTTCCGATATGCCCCCCAAATTTATCCATCTGACCTACAAACCTGCTGGTACTCCCCGCAAAAAACTGGCGATCGTCGGCAAAGGCCTCACCTTCGACTCGGGTGGCTACAACCTCAAAGTCGGTGCATCGTCGATCGAGATGATGAAAACTGATATGGGCGGTGCCGGGGCGACATTCGGGGCAGCAAAAGCAATCGCCGCCCTCAAACCCGATGTTGAGGTGCATTTCATCAGCGCCGTGACAGAAAATATGGTGAGTGGTCGCGGCATGCACCCCGGTGATATCTTGACCGCGTCGAATGGCAAAACGATCGAAATTAACAACACTGACGCCGAAGGTCGTTTGACCCTGGCCGATGCCTTGGTCTATGCCGATAAACTCGGCGTCGATGGCATGGTCGATCTGGCCACACTCACTGGTGCTTGTGTTGTGGCCCTCGGCAATGACATCGCTGGACTCTGGAGTCCCAATGACCAGCTAGCCGATGACATTGTGGCCGCCGCCAAACAATCCGGCGAAAAGATCTGGCGCATGCCGATGGAAGAAAAGTATTTCGACAGCATGAAGTCACCGCTCGCCGATATGAAAAATACTGGTGCGCGGGCCGGCGGCGCAATCAGTGCTTCCGTCTTTCTGAAGCAATATGTCAAGGAAACGCCATGGGCCCACATTGATTTAGCTGGGCCAGTTTGGACCGATAAAGATAATGGCTACAACAGCGTTGGGGCCACCGGCTATGCGGTGCGGATGCTCGTTGATTGGGTCATGGCTTAA
- the dcd gene encoding dCTP deaminase → MIKSDSWITEMAGKGMIQPFQPQLVRRTESDNPVISYGLSSYGYDLRLSPKDFRIFRHVPGTVVDPKNFNPSNLEPAALHRDDLGDYFVLPAHSYGLGVALERLEVPENVTVICIGKSTYARIGIIANLTPAEAGWRGHLTLEFSNSSSADCRIYANEGIVQLLFLEGVPCEVSYETRRGKYQDQNEQVTLARI, encoded by the coding sequence ATGATTAAGAGCGATTCTTGGATTACCGAAATGGCCGGGAAGGGGATGATTCAACCCTTCCAACCACAACTGGTACGTCGCACTGAGAGTGATAATCCGGTAATTTCCTATGGCTTGAGTAGCTATGGTTATGATCTGCGACTATCGCCCAAGGATTTCCGCATTTTCCGCCATGTTCCCGGTACGGTTGTTGATCCCAAAAATTTCAACCCATCGAATCTGGAACCGGCGGCGTTGCATCGGGATGATCTCGGTGATTACTTTGTTCTGCCAGCGCATTCCTATGGACTGGGTGTGGCCCTAGAGCGGTTGGAAGTTCCTGAAAATGTCACGGTTATCTGTATCGGTAAATCAACCTACGCGCGGATTGGCATTATTGCTAATCTGACGCCAGCCGAGGCTGGTTGGCGTGGGCATTTGACCCTAGAGTTTTCCAACTCATCGAGTGCTGACTGCCGGATTTATGCGAATGAAGGCATTGTACAGTTGCTCTTCCTTGAAGGTGTGCCATGTGAAGTGAGTTATGAAACTCGCCGTGGTAAATATCAAGATCAGAATGAGCAAGTGACGCTGGCGCGAATTTAG
- a CDS encoding PAS domain-containing sensor histidine kinase, with translation MSLAEHLLAAVAQANSNLLTIADLDIALPRSLSLLCEAIGCENATLFEQSRVQPMPVSVLSPRWTAVATASADDLHLDLKSAALFAQGECVTSMLAAQPDSLSVLPTTVQVLPVFVSDVLWGALSFDFSDASTLLQPDQINALSSFIIGLGVALQRQQDLCRSLVEKTAESRFRDLLETIEDLIWEVDEQAVYTYVSPQVKKLLGYAPEEVIGQKLDALMLVDQQSLASAIIRRCVSQHQGFSRVEVRRLSKAGRQIVVESNGVPFFDDQGNFKGYRGIDRDVTDRKAAEVELYHQHCLIELRAMVDSILARNIPLPQMLDQCTTILVQQLNVGVVRVWTLNPDTQMLELRSSAGHCIDSDHYYRRVAMGDLAIGFIAKSRCPLLTNDVQSESHIQRKNWALEAGLKAFAGYPLIVNEQLIGVISLFAQQDLPDDTLEMLSFIAGEIAEGIHRKQSEAALAKSEAQLRRKADALKLTLSKLRKTQAQLVQSEKMSSLGQLVAGIAHEINNPVNFIQGNVRYSQDYFGSLVQAVALYQQEHPTPSPTLLAALDELDLPFIQRDLPKVLASMEMGADRIQTIVSTLKVFACLDETGVKPIDVQSGLDSALMILRSRFSENPAHIRIAVERDYGDVVMVNGVVGHLNQVFMNLLTNAVDALHDAVARQIQLVPKIMIRTVQLNADQVRVEISDNAGGMSQAVQKQIFDPFFTTKPIGQGTGLGLSTCYQIVVNEHHGQISCDSQVGEGTRFILHLPTAAMALTPVV, from the coding sequence ATGTCTCTCGCTGAACACTTACTGGCGGCTGTTGCTCAAGCAAATAGTAATTTACTGACTATTGCAGATTTGGATATCGCATTGCCTCGGTCTCTATCGCTTCTGTGTGAGGCAATTGGGTGCGAAAATGCGACGCTATTTGAACAATCTAGGGTTCAACCGATGCCGGTATCGGTCTTGTCTCCTCGTTGGACGGCGGTTGCGACTGCCTCAGCGGATGATTTACACCTAGATCTGAAATCAGCGGCCTTGTTTGCGCAAGGTGAGTGCGTTACGTCAATGTTGGCGGCGCAGCCAGACAGTTTGTCGGTTTTGCCAACGACGGTGCAAGTGTTGCCGGTGTTTGTTTCGGATGTGTTGTGGGGGGCGCTGAGCTTTGACTTTAGTGATGCCAGCACCTTACTGCAACCAGATCAAATTAATGCCCTCAGCAGTTTTATCATTGGTCTTGGTGTGGCCTTGCAGCGACAGCAAGATTTGTGCCGAAGTCTGGTCGAAAAAACGGCAGAGTCACGTTTCCGCGATCTGCTGGAGACGATCGAGGACTTGATTTGGGAAGTTGATGAACAGGCAGTTTATACCTATGTCAGTCCCCAAGTTAAGAAATTGTTGGGCTATGCGCCGGAGGAAGTGATTGGCCAGAAGTTGGATGCTCTGATGTTGGTCGATCAGCAGTCGTTGGCGAGTGCCATTATTCGACGTTGTGTCTCACAGCACCAAGGATTTTCACGAGTCGAAGTGCGACGTTTGAGCAAAGCGGGTCGTCAGATTGTGGTGGAGAGTAATGGGGTCCCCTTCTTTGATGACCAGGGCAACTTCAAAGGCTATCGCGGCATTGATCGGGATGTGACTGACCGGAAGGCGGCAGAAGTTGAACTCTATCATCAGCATTGTCTGATTGAACTGCGGGCTATGGTTGATAGTATTTTGGCTCGGAATATCCCGTTGCCACAGATGCTCGATCAATGTACGACGATTTTGGTGCAGCAGCTCAATGTGGGGGTGGTGCGAGTTTGGACATTGAATCCCGACACGCAGATGTTGGAATTACGATCGAGCGCTGGGCATTGCATCGATTCTGATCATTACTATCGCCGGGTGGCGATGGGGGATTTGGCGATCGGCTTTATCGCCAAATCACGTTGCCCACTCCTGACTAATGACGTGCAATCGGAATCCCATATTCAACGCAAAAATTGGGCCTTAGAAGCCGGTTTGAAAGCGTTTGCTGGATATCCCTTGATTGTAAATGAGCAGCTGATTGGGGTGATTTCACTGTTTGCTCAGCAGGATTTGCCGGACGATACATTAGAGATGCTGTCCTTCATCGCGGGTGAAATTGCCGAAGGCATTCACCGCAAGCAATCAGAGGCAGCGCTAGCCAAATCCGAAGCGCAGTTACGGCGAAAAGCCGATGCGTTGAAATTAACCTTGAGTAAGCTGCGTAAAACCCAAGCGCAATTGGTGCAAAGTGAGAAAATGTCGAGTCTGGGGCAACTGGTCGCGGGGATTGCCCATGAAATTAATAACCCGGTGAATTTTATTCAGGGTAATGTCCGTTATAGCCAAGACTATTTCGGGAGTCTTGTGCAAGCAGTCGCGCTGTATCAGCAAGAACATCCGACCCCGAGTCCGACATTACTGGCGGCCTTAGATGAACTGGATTTGCCATTTATTCAGCGTGATTTGCCCAAAGTGCTGGCGTCAATGGAAATGGGTGCTGATCGGATTCAAACGATCGTCTCAACTTTGAAAGTGTTTGCTTGCCTAGACGAAACGGGCGTGAAACCGATTGATGTGCAATCCGGATTGGATAGTGCGTTGATGATTCTGCGGAGTCGGTTTAGTGAAAATCCGGCGCATATCCGAATTGCGGTTGAACGCGACTATGGGGACGTGGTCATGGTGAATGGTGTCGTGGGGCACCTCAACCAGGTCTTTATGAACCTACTGACAAATGCCGTTGATGCATTGCATGATGCAGTGGCCCGCCAGATTCAACTTGTCCCGAAAATTATGATTCGGACGGTGCAGCTGAATGCGGATCAAGTTCGAGTTGAAATTTCCGATAATGCGGGTGGTATGAGCCAGGCTGTGCAAAAACAAATTTTTGATCCGTTTTTTACGACTAAACCGATCGGGCAAGGGACGGGTTTGGGTTTATCCACTTGCTATCAGATTGTGGTGAATGAGCATCACGGTCAAATTTCCTGTGATAGCCAGGTGGGCGAAGGTACAAGATTTATCTTGCACCTGCCCACCGCCGCTATGGCCTTAACGCCAGTGGTTTAA
- a CDS encoding NAD(P)H-dependent oxidoreductase: MTKVFAICGSLSAQSSNQAVLQAAAVLAPVGMQIDLYGGVGELSHFNPDRDVEPAPAAIAHFRQQFYRRPQG; encoded by the coding sequence ATGACCAAGGTCTTCGCAATTTGTGGCAGCTTAAGCGCACAGTCTTCGAATCAGGCTGTGCTTCAAGCTGCGGCAGTATTGGCCCCAGTCGGGATGCAGATTGATTTGTATGGGGGGGTGGGTGAGCTATCGCATTTCAACCCGGATCGGGATGTGGAACCAGCGCCGGCAGCGATCGCCCATTTCCGACAACAGTTTTACAGACGGCCTCAGGGGTGA